In the Mytilus galloprovincialis chromosome 10, xbMytGall1.hap1.1, whole genome shotgun sequence genome, one interval contains:
- the LOC143049556 gene encoding uncharacterized protein LOC143049556 — MSQFSTRYGVKLYFESKRGAYADVLSLDYVEEEEMYLIKFESEEVVDECLKKTHRLDQTDLYVRKHIPLQPYAIYPKQAFVSGFNMNTTEGALRNYLEARSKTDVNKIIFGDIEGTAIVEFKTQPDMGKLTSECKNRQLHGCFLKVESVPVSKSIIVSKIKPGTTRDAVMFYFDNERKSGVTGVEKVLDCETQQP, encoded by the exons ATGAGCCAGTTCTCTACTAGATATGGTGTAAAGTTATACTTCGAGTCTAAACGAGGTGCTTATGCAGATGTATTGAGTTTAGACTATGTTGAAGAGGAGGAAATGTACCTTATTAAATTCGAAAGTGAAGAAG TGGTTGATGAATGTCTGAAGAAGACTCACAGACTAGATCAGACTGATTTATATGTAAGAAAACATATCCCTCTTCAACCATACGCTATTTATCCAAAACAAGCTTTTGTTTCTGGCTTCAATATGAATACTACAGAGGGAGCTTTAAGAAACTACCTTGAGGCCAGATCTAAAACTGATGTGAACAAAATTATATTTGGAGATATTGAAGGCACAGCTATTGTTGAATTCAAAACACAACCAG ACATGGGAAAGCTTACTAGTGAATGTAAGAATAGACAGCTTCATGGATGTTTTCTGAAAGTAGAGTCTGTACCAGTATCAAAGTCAATTATTGTATCAAAGATTAAACCAGGTACAACAAGGGATGCTGTAATGTTCTACTTCGACAATGAGAGAAAGTCGGGTGTCACTGGAGTAGAAAAG GTGCTGGACTGTGAAACTCAGCAGCCTTGA